Within Paroedura picta isolate Pp20150507F chromosome 13, Ppicta_v3.0, whole genome shotgun sequence, the genomic segment AGAGAAATAAGCAGAGCTGGCCTCAAGTGCTAGGCAACACCACAAGTGAGTCTGAAATTGTACACAGGTGCATACGGCATTACATGTGGGCACCTACAGGATGCTATATTTCTATGGGCCAAAAAGTTACACCTCATGGGCTATATATAACCTTAGTGTTCAGACACCTGCATTACTACTGTCCCTTGGAAGGTAAAGAATAGAGCTGCCAATCTTCAGGTAATTTCTGGAATTCTAACTGATCTCCTGGCTACAAATACTGACTTCCCTGGAAAAGATGGCTGTTGTGGAGAGTGAATTCCATGGCATAGTGAGATCTCTCCACTTCCTAAAACTCTTCCTTTCCAGGCTCCATACAAAATCTCCATGGAATTGTTTGATCAGGGATTGGCAATCCCATACAAATCTAATCTTCATACATGAAGGCTTTAGTATAATTGGCCTAATCAATAAGTTAATTGAccaaaatattaacaaggacTAATTGTAACCAGTGGATACTTATTTATTATCTGCAGCTACAGATGCATCTTCATGTTCCTATAACAAGGAATTTATAAAGGAGCAGCAGTGTTTGCATGTTGTGTTAATAAATGTATTTTGATGCTGCTTTTAAGGCAACCATTGGCTCAAAATATCTTATAGCAATTTGTAGATAAATATATTAACAGACAACCAGATCTTAATGGCCTGGGACAATGGAGTGGTTTTCTGGCATTCAGAATATTAATCtgccaactatttatttattatatttctactagggggaaagcccattttattttaaaataaaatgggctctagGCCCCCATCCCTGGCTAAGCCTTcacagggtgaaggcttcccggggtGTGGCGGTCCCACGGCTGGAGGCAGATATTGTTCCATTGGTGAAGCGAATATTAGTTAGTACTTCACTGAGAATGCCAgataatcccccctccccggagGTTGGGATCTCTAGCAATgactgaaagtcaaatgtagATTTGATACGTCAATTCTGGTGACATAGGAAGAGGCCTAGCAAACTCACTTCCTGTGAAATTGGACTGGTTTTTTGAAGTCACATCTGGTGGAGtggctgggtgatgtcacttccaatgatgtataacttccaggggtgtgaccagatgacatcacttccaggggcccttGAAATCTAGAGAatcttttaaggcagtggtccccaacccctggtttgggcactggtaccagtccatggatcagtcggtataccgggcagcggctcctcatccctggctgctgccagctcacctttggtgctctccagcagccaccatggctggggctccccctcggcgtggcactgcactgctgctactggcagcaccccccagtgtgcAATGGGAAGTTAgaggtgccggcaggaaagcaagcagagcaggggctcaggcagcagtggcgatgtccctcagcaaatactacccccccccccaaaagcctcaGTAAACTTGTCAAGCGCTGAAcggtccctggtgattaaaaggttggggaccactgttttaagggatCCTCCATGATCAAaccttcaaaggttgaaaaacactgacCTATGCTctgaaatggccattttctccaagggaactcgaGGCTCTACCTGAAAACTGACACCCTGACTGGTAAAATTACAGCCCATTTAACTGGTTAGGAGCTCAAATAGAGAAAGTCACTGAAATGTAAAGTCTCCGATTAGCTTTTAAAAGCAGCCACTGGTTTTAATACTGCTTATTATTCACAATTAAAGAACACAACCTCGAGAACAACTTGACCTAAACCCCCTGAGGAGTGTTCcaaatctgtattttaaaaatccagtaaaaATGGCTAGCAAAAACAGAAACTCAAAACAGGCGGAAAGAAAGACCAGCAAAACCTTCTCCTCCTAAACAAGCATATCAAGCCTCTTCCCCGGGGGGCGTGGCCAAGCAAGAGGCCTTTCCTCCGCCTGTCTAGCCAACTGCTTCTTGGCTGTCACTGTGTTGAAGCCTCCTGTTCCTCACGCGCTCTTCCCTTCCGGGTGCAGTGACTTCCGGCGCTGAGAGTAGAGGAAGAAAACGTGTCCCCAAAGCTTCGGCCACCCATAATCCACCAAGAAAGCAAGCCCATATGTGGAGCATCCATCGACGCCGACGCTGCCATCAGTCGCAACCAGAGAGGCGCCTGACGAGCCTGGAACGGAGAAAGATCCTGAGCATGCGCAGATTTTGTGCCTCTGCTCTCAAACCTTCCGCGCATGCGCAAATTATCTCACGTTATCATCCAGCGCTATTCCCTCAtaaccgagggagggagggagagaaaaggctcGTTTGTTTCCagcgtttatttatatttaacgGGGACGTCTGAAAGGCGTTAGAAAACGACCCGGGCATTCCCGTTTCCCTCAGAGAAACAAAAGGGGCGGGCCGAATCATCGGGGACGCGCCGGCGCTGTAGTAGGTGTGGCTACGCGCATGCGCCGTGGAGTAATCTGGGGCGCAGCGGTCtgctggtggcggcggcggtgctGAGGCCCTGCTTCGGAGCCCGGCTGCAGGGGCGGCATCATGAGCGCGGACAGGAACGAGGAGTTCTATCAGCAGCTGCGGCTCCAGGAGCTCTACGGCAAAAAGGCCCCTGAAGGGGAAAGTGATCCCTTCACCTACACGGACCCGGCGGATGGGACCCAGTACGAGTGGGACCGCGACAAGAAGGCCTGGTTCCCTAAGGTGAGGGGCGGGGCCAGGGCCGTGTGACGTCATgtgatgggcgggggggggggggaggggaggggggtaccCCCAGGGTGGGTGGATAGGCGGTCATAGTATGGATGCTAAATGTTAAAGTGCTCTTGGTCGTTAAGGTCCTGTTGGCCTCAGTATAATATATagtatataataatattaataatttgcAGCTCTTGTATGTATACTTTTATGGACTTCCCTTATTTATAGTCTTCCTTTCTAACTGAGGCCCGAGATGGTTCATACAGCGAGTCAGTGCAACCAGCAGGAAGGGGTATtcgctaggtcaggggtagtcaacctgtggtcctccagatgttcatggacaacaattcccatgagcctctgccagcgttttctggcaggggctcatgggaattgtagtccatgaacatctggaggaccacaggttgactacccctgcactagatgatgAAATAGGGGTTGGGTTGTAAAACCAACGACAAAGCTGAAACAAacccagaactgaagcaaagggTATGTGTTAACAGGAcatattaaatgatgcaaaattacacAATAGGATGCAGCTCACGGCAAACTATTCACAGTAGTTCAGACCACAGCCCAatataatttatccaagtaactttgtaaAGCGTTTGTACAGTGCTACCCTATTGCCAACCTAGAAAAGCTCGCTTGAGTAATTCTGTTTTGCATAGTTCGGAAAAAGCCAAGAGAGAAAGATCTTTCCTGACTATTCCACAAAGTGGGGGCCACAATGGACAAGGCATGTGTATGGGTAGTTGTTaatttgcaggttggcacctgAAGAAGGCCCAGCTTGGGTGAGCAGAGCTGTCTTGGAGGAGTGTAGGGAGAAATATGCAGATATTGTTGTGTCTCCCAAGTTCTTGTATTTTAATGGTTAAACCTACTGCCTTTGACTAGGAGCAGCTCACCCAGCGTGTTAGGATAAGAAGGTTCTTCCTAGCTATTGCTGCTTGGGATTCCTAGAATCAGTTCAAAGGATTTGGGCcgtttctgcacacaaagcatgtGTTCCAAGCTATGGCCCTTCTCAGTGAACTAGAATAGTGTCCTTATAGTGAATTGTGCAAGAACATATTAATGTATGTTATACATAGAAGGCCTTTTCTGATGCCTACTACCTTGGGTCCATTAGCTGGATGTAGCAGGTATTCAAACTAAAACCATCTTCATGCAAAGCAGGTACTTTGCCCTCTCCCCTTTGTAGCTCAGTATTATCTTCATGTGTTTATATTAAACACTTTGTGACACACTGATATTCTAAAAGGGAAAGAATGGTAAAGTCAGCTCTTCAGTAGAGTTCTTTCCTGCCCACTTTGCTTGCCATGTTACAGTCTTTGCTTGCCATGTTATAAGATCAGTGATTATTTACAGGcctataataatatttttatggtACATCATATTGTTTCACATTACTAGCTCAGGGATAGTTAAAGTGGATTACTTTTTAAATACTGTGTTGCTGGTTTGTGTGGAAGGTTTGCAGGATCAATGGTTTGTCTCTGCCATCTAAGAACTTTATAGCACAGGTAAGCCCCTTGGAGATCTTAGACTTGATGCTGCAATAGTCCCCATATATGAAATTACCTTCTAGCaagtcagaccattggcccatcttGTCCAGTGCAGTCAGCTTTCCAGAGTGTAGGCAGAAAAAGATCTTTCTCTACACCTATTACCTGAGATTCATATCTGAAGAAAGGATTTAAAATAGCACCTTCTGCATTGTTTGTTGTTCTGCTGTTAAGGACAAACAACAGGACCCTGCTCTGACTGAatcattcttttaaaatctgTGTTCATGTAAACTTAATTTGTCAATACATTTTATAGGCATAATTTGTTCTAATATTCTTTCTTTCCCTATCAGTTGTAGTGCTGTGTAAGTAAGGTATTTCCTAGAATATTAGTAATGCAACATTGCACGATTTGCAAGTCATTGGTTCAGAGACAGCATGGTTAATGTGTCAAATTAGTCTTGGAAAAACATGGGTCCAAATCCTCGTTCAATCAAAGAGCTCCCtgagtgcccttgggctagttatTCTCTTTGTCTAACTTACCTCCCCAGGATGTTGTGAGGGTAAATGGGGCATTTGTTGTATGCTTCGTTGTGCTCTTTGATAAAAAGTGAAAACAAGAATTCCATTTATTCATGGTTGTTTTGGGCACAGGCTGGAGGTCATCAGGTGAATTACTGAACCACTGGGTTCATAACCCCACTTTGTGCTCCATTATCATGATTTAATACGTATTTATACCTCAGAGGGTTCTGGGTCTGGAAGTATTGAAGACCCAAACATTAGAAATAGTAATTCAAACTGAATTTGCTTGTAGTCCAATATTCTTTAAATTCTCTTGTAGGTGACTGAAGACTTCCTGGCAACCTATCATGCTAACTATGGCTTTCCAACTGACAGTTCAGACAATTCATTTGCATCTGTTACAAAGGCTGACATTAAACCGCCTGTGGATTCAAAGATGGCTGGAGTCCAGCAGCCGGTAGAGCAAAAAGTGTCACAACAAACAGAACCTAAacagaaaggagagaaaagaaaacctgAAGCAGGCAAGAGGATCTAACGTGCATGGCTTAGAAGTAGTCACTTGATCAAGAAGAAATGTATATTTCTACTGAGCTGGGCATTATCAGCTTCCATAACAGTGGCAAATGAGTATTTTTGCTGATCAAATTATTACTTTATCAGGTTTTGGAAGTCCAGTGTAAAAGGATCTAATTAGACAACGTTTGTGATATATGAGCTCAGTTAAATGTGATTTTTTATATGGAtgactgttttgtttgtttagaacTCAGCTAATTTGCTCATAATCTCACCTTTAGGATGGTTTCATGTTGAAGAACAGAAAAATACGAATATATATGTAACGGGTATGTAGCAGCTTGTTAATCTTTGCAAATTGTCTAATATGTGTTAAGAGAATGTATATGAGTAGGAACACCATTGCATTTTGACAGCTTGGTAACTGGTAATATGCTTGCACTTTAACTATGTTTTATATGTCGGCAAATTACTGCAGTTTTTGCAATTAGAATAAAAAGAAAGTGGTCTGTATTTTGAACTTTTAACAAAATGTATTTGTCTGGAACCGAGATAAAAAATACAGGAAAGCATGattagaaagaaaaaacagagctGAGCACCTAagcaatgtaatttttaaaagcatataacAATGCATAATCTTGTACACCATAAGTGCAATTTCATGTGTTGTTTATACACGCTGTCTTTCCACCCTCCTCCAGTTGATCTTTCTATTGGCTGAAACAGAGCGCATCTTAACCGAACGTCAGTGATTACTGCTGAGTTTTAAAAGTAGGACCAGCAATAACCAGAAAATTCTCTTCAGATAGCCCTTCTCTGCTCTGGTTTTTGCCATTCACAAGAAGCCCTTTTTGTGTCATAAGCACAAGAGGATAGTTTTTTAACTGGTGCCCCTGCCccttttcctcagtggaactttttcctccttcctgcttgatcctGGTTGTGCAGAAGCAAAATAGGTATAGTCTTGTAGCTTCCCATTGGCTCATTTTATGCTGTGGACTGGGGTTGTCAGACTGCAGACCTAGAAAGGCCAAGCTGAGTCAAGAATGCACTCTCTTTTGCCTCACTGAATCACACAAGCAACAGGTGCCTGCTGTCATTTAAGACTCCCTCCAGTGACTAGCTTCTGCACTAGGGTTGGTATGCATGCTCAAAAACACAAGAGTTGGGGCTTGTGCCAGGGGTTGGAAGATTTTGCTGTTCAGGGCATGAGTTTCAGTTGACAGGAATTATAGTGCATAGAGAGCTATCCATAGTTGTCATAATATACCTTCTCACTGCAAGAGGACCGTGATTGTCTTATACTGTGACCAAAGAACTAGTATTTTGGCAGGTTCCATTTACTCTGGGTCCCAAAGCAAACAGATTCATGCAGGAAAGTATGATGATGCGGAGCTATAAAAATGAGTGTGCGTGACAAATTAGAATCCAGTTATTCTATAAAAATTAATGATGGCTGAACAGCTAGCGTTAATGTGGGTGCTATTTAATTTCCTGTACAGGTTTACCACCAGACATTACAAAAGATGAATTTGTTCAAGTTATGTCAAAATGTGGAATCATTATGCGTGATCCTCAGACTGAGGAACCTAAAATTAAGCTTTACAAAGACAAAGAGGGAAATCTTAAAGGAGATGGACTCTGTTGTTACCTAAAGGTCAGTAGAACATTTCAGTTATTTCATATGATACTTATAAATCTTTCCCTCTGCCTTCCCTCATCCCattttaataattgttttaatgtgtGCATATTAAGTTGGCTTTTTATGATTCATATTTTTCTTCCATCGTTGAGTTGAACTTACTGAGCTGGATGCTGAAAGGGGGTTAGCACATCTTTGTTGTATGAATTAGGGTTGAAAGAGCATTATCAGACTGTTCTAAACAGTTGTGGGAAGGATCATAAAAAGAGTTTTCACTAAATGTGAAATGCAGCTTATGCACACTATTCACCTTGCTTTGTCAATTGATCACCAGTTGGGATCCAATGTGATGGGACAATTCACTCTTTGATTGCATTTTGCTTGCATACTCATGTAACCTCTATCTCTTCAATTGTGTGACCTTCTGGCCTCATTTGGTAATAATGTCCATCTCCTTTCTCCGTGCTATTTTTATTGCTATCTTTGTGTGTATAAATGCATATTTGCTAAGTGAGAATAATGTGACATGTATTTAATGAAATGAGTTGTGCTCTTCAAAACATCTTGTTttgtttgggctgcatcaaattaAGATGCCTACCCTGCTGGCATTTAATAAAGAATTGTGCCTCTTTACAAGTTGATCTTTGGGGAAAGTGGAAATTATGTAAGCTCCATTTTATTTAGGTGGAAAATAAAATCTTGACctgattttttcttctttcttttaacaGAGAGAATCTGTTGAACTTGCGCTGAAACTTTTAGATGAAAATGAGATTAGAGGCTACAAACTGCATGTGGAAGTTGCACAGTTTCAGCTCAAGGGGGAGTATGATgccagcaaaaagaagaagaaatgcaaagACTACAAGAAGAAGATGACTCAACAACAAAAGTGGGTGACTGTTTCTGTTAATAACACTAACTGTTTGGGGCCATGTATGTAAATATATAGGCTAAAGAATTTGAAGTCTAGAAAGGCATTCCTTGTGAATGAAAGTGAATGATAGTTCTGAATTGTCCAGTATGCTAGTCGTTTTGCTGTTTCACATAGCTTTTTGTTAATATGTCTAAACTTCAGAATAATATTGGGCACATTCAGCTGTGTGCAGGTGGCTGGTATTTTGTGATCTCGACGTATTTTTTGTCTTGACCTAAAAAAGCTGTGCAAATTTTACCTAGCTTCTAGGCTGTAAAATAATTTGTATAGTTTCCTAAATAACATTGTAGTTGTTACATACTAAATTGAACCATTGGGCCATCTAGCTTAATATTATCTACTTTGtcagctgcttgtttattttatatttttacatttttattacacTCCTTCTGCAAAGAGCTTGGGGGAGTGTGTGGCAGTCCCTTCGTTCTTCACATTCCCTCcagcaatcctgtg encodes:
- the HTATSF1 gene encoding 17S U2 SnRNP complex component HTATSF1 produces the protein MSADRNEEFYQQLRLQELYGKKAPEGESDPFTYTDPADGTQYEWDRDKKAWFPKVTEDFLATYHANYGFPTDSSDNSFASVTKADIKPPVDSKMAGVQQPVEQKVSQQTEPKQKGEKRKPEAGWFHVEEQKNTNIYVTGLPPDITKDEFVQVMSKCGIIMRDPQTEEPKIKLYKDKEGNLKGDGLCCYLKRESVELALKLLDENEIRGYKLHVEVAQFQLKGEYDASKKKKKCKDYKKKMTQQQKQLDWRPEKKEGEVRLRHERVIIIRNMFHPNDFEEDPLVLNEIREDLRTECEKFGQVKKVIIFDRHPDGVASVSFKEMEEADVCKQALHGRWFGGRQLCVETWDGVTDYQIEETAREREERLKGWETFLGEPNPATPKTASGADTSETGVKLPEVQQSKDDSALKGVLKDEATKTDDNGEDTNEDVTASTDSSIAGSDEEAET